The DNA segment CCATAGTTTGACCATTGCAGGCCCACCCGCCCCCGGGCCGCGTCCGCCGATTCGGTCCGTCTGCGCTCACTAGCCTGAGCACGCGGCGTTACGAACCGGACGAGAACGTCCGCTATACCGGCGATTCGGACAACAACGGGCTGAGGCTTCTCCTGCGCCGCTGCGCCTGCTCGGCTTGGCGGGTCGAGGCCTAGGCGCACCCACCTGTGCAGAAGGCCCGAGGTCCGGGTTCGGCCTGGTTCGCCATTCCACAGGTCGGGCCGCATGCCCCGGACGATGTCACACGCTGCGACTACGGTGCAGCGATGAACGACAAGCAGGCCAAGCTGCCGATCGACGGGGCCCGCCTGGACATCGTGCGCGCGGTCGTCGCGTTGGTCGCCGGTCAACGGAACGTGGTCGCGGCCGACGAAGCGGACGTCGACTTGGCCATGACGATCGTGGACGTGTTCGCCCATCACCCGGACGGGGGTGCATTGACGGTCGAGCAGGTCGCGCAGGGGTGCGGCACGTCGACAGCGGACGCAACGTTCCGGTCCCGGTTCGACCTGCTCGTGCACGAGGGCGTGTTGCGGCGCCGGCACGGGAAGGCACATCAACAGCGGTACACGTTGAACCCGGCCGCCTACTCGGGCCGGCTGGTGTTCGACCGGTTGCGGTCCGATCAGGGGGTGTCGGAGCTCATCCGGCTGCTGGATGCGACGTTACGGCTGCTAGAGAGGCAGCGGGCAACGGTAGTGGAAGTCGGGGGGGCGTTGCGGTCGATGCGCACGATGTTGCGTGGTCGCGGTGCCGCGCGCGGCCGGCGAGATCGACTCGCGGGACTGGACAGCAGCCGTGCCGACCCCCAGCGACAAGCTGAAGGCGGCGGTGCGGCTGCCGGACACGACGATCACCCGGTCGTTGCGGCGGCTGCGGGAGATGGGGGTGCTGCCGCACGGCCGCCGGTCGTCGATCCAACCGGGCCCGCAGTTCCTCCGGTTGACCGAGACGGCGTCACGGCGGCTGTGGGCCGAGCTCGTCGCGGTCGCCGACCCTGACGGGCTGCTCGCCGACCAGTTGCGTGGCGATCCGACGATCCTCGATGAGGAGATGCGATGACGACCGGGCTGCTGCTGCCCCCGCCACCTTCGACCGGTCCGACGATCGACGGGCTCGTCGAATCAGACGCCCCGGCCGAGCAACGTCGATACGGGGTCGTTGACGGTCGCACCCTGATCGGGGTGCAGACCATCGACATCGGTCGGCTTCAGTCGCACTTCATCCCGATCATCCCGGTCGGTTCATCGCCGTTGCCGGACAGGGGCCGGACGACTCGAACCAGTCTGGCAAGACGACGTTCGAGGCGGTCGTCGCGTACGCCAACGGCGACCCGGAGTGGAACCATCGCGGGCAGGGGCCTGCTGAGGCGGCCGGGCTGCTGTTCTCCCCGGTGAAGGACGGCAGCGGCGACGACGGAGACGTCGCCTACGCCCAGACCGGCTACGTCGTGTGCGTGTACGCCCGGCTGGACGGTGACGACCCGGACCCAATTACGGTGTGGACGCAGATCAACGCGACGACACCACACACCCGAATCCGCTACACCCGTGGGGTCTTCATCGCGGAAGGGAACACGGCCGCGGAACGGCTCGCAGCCGCGGAGACGACATGGCGGGCGTTGCCGGCCGCGTCGCAGTTCGGGCCGACGAAGATCGTCGACCGGCTGTTCGGCGGACACGTCACGTGCATGGCATACGTCGCGAATCGTGGGAACCTGCCGTCGAAGCCGAGCCTGTTGTCGGGGGTCCGGTCCTTGACCCCCAAGCAGATCGGTGAGTCGCTCGTGACGCTGGCCGGGTTGCGGGCGCTGTTCGACAAGGAGGAGCAGGGCCGCCGCGAATACGACGAGGAACGCCACGCCCTCGCCGACGCCCGCGGCATCGACGCGAAGGCGACCGACCGGGAGAACACGGCGGTCGCGCAGATCGACGCGCGCGACACAGCCCGCAGCCTCGTCACCGAAGCGGCGACCCAGATGCGACTGCACTACGCGCGCGGCTACCTTGACGCACTCGACCGAGACGCCGCCCTCGCGGCCGAAGACGCCGACCTCGGCGAGACGGTCGACGAGCTCAGCCGGAAGAAGGCCCAGGTGGTCGCCGACCGGGCGAAGGTCGCTGACCGGTCCACCCTCGACAGCCAGCTCAAGGAGGTGCAAAGCCGCTACGAGACCGCCGACGACGAGCACCGTGACGCCGACCGGACGGTCCAACAGCTCGCCGCACACACCAGGAGTGCCGTTCGGGGACGACTACCAGACCCTGCTCGAACGGCATGTCGACGGGCCGGCCGGGGCACTCGCCCGCGGGGTGCTCGCGCGCGGGTACCGAGTCGAGCAGGAAGCAACGATCCGGGCCGCGTTGAACATCGGGGTCCGCGCGTCACCACCAGGGTGACGGCGCGCAGAAGCCACCGCCCTCAGGAACCGGCGCATCGACCTCTTGGTTTTCGATGGAATCGTCGGTGCGGGCACTCCCATCACGTCCCCTGGCGCTCTGCGCGTGTAGATGGGCATATCCGAAGCGCGCGCTGCTCGCGCAGATGACGACGCCTGCCCCGGCCCACTCCGACACCCAGTGCCGGAGGTGCGATCACAGCAGTTCGGTGAGCTCCTCGGGAGTCATGTCTGCCTGGCGCAAGATCGACCGCAGCGTCCCAGTGGGAAGGTCGCGGTTGCCGTGCACGGGTACCACGATCAGCGGACCGCCCTCCCGCCGACGAAGGTAGTGATGACTTCCGCGGACATGGGTCTGGTCGTATCCCGCCCGACGGAGTGCGCGGAGAAGGTCCCGCCCGCTGACCCGAGGAAGTCGAGTCAGGGGGTCGCCACCTCGATCTCGACAACGTCAAGGTGGTGCTCTTCGTCAGGCACAGGAAGGTTGTCCTTCTGAGCCGCCTCGAGGTAGCCCAGCACCGCCTCGCGGGTCTGCGCCAACGCCTCCTCCCGGGTGTCCCCATAGGTGGACAGATGCCCGAGCGCAGGAACGTAGGTTACCCAGACCTCGTCACTGGGGTCCCACTCGATCTCGACCTGGAAGCGTCTCGATGCCATACGGGCATGGTAACCGCGCCAGCCCTGACAGTCGGGGTCAGATAGCTCCGGCTCAAGGAGCGCGATCGCCTCTGTCAAGGGCCATCTCAACCTGCCCATAGGCGCC comes from the Egibacteraceae bacterium genome and includes:
- a CDS encoding type II toxin-antitoxin system HicB family antitoxin yields the protein MASRRFQVEIEWDPSDEVWVTYVPALGHLSTYGDTREEALAQTREAVLGYLEAAQKDNLPVPDEEHHLDVVEIEVATP